One genomic region from Streptomyces sp. Li-HN-5-11 encodes:
- a CDS encoding ROK family transcriptional regulator, which translates to MTTVAASWLPLSPGERSVAIEVLVHGPLSRSELARRLDLSAGSLTRLTKPLIESGLLVEVPEAGAPAEGRQGRPSQPLDVVAESRSFLGFKVTEDMVYGVATTLRSEIVARLDRPLTTHDPQKVADLLAGMARELAAGLPTLAGIGIGVGGLVQDRAVVGESPFLLWRDVPLAELVRRRTGLPVVVDNDVAALVEAESWFGAGRGLERFVVLTIGAGIGYGLVLGGRRVPCAEEDRGFGRHWILNPNGPLTPFGERGSAVSLLTIPSIRYQIQAATGREVTYGEVLALAAAGDPMASRVIDEAARALGALVAHISNFAMPQKILLAGEGVGLMDVAGNTVVETLRAHRHPLAAPVDLEVKVSDFHDWARGAAVLAIQVLVLGAVEG; encoded by the coding sequence ATGACCACCGTTGCCGCCAGTTGGCTGCCGCTGAGCCCCGGCGAACGCTCCGTCGCCATCGAGGTGCTCGTCCACGGCCCGCTCTCGCGCAGCGAGCTCGCCCGCCGGCTGGACCTCTCCGCGGGCAGCCTCACCCGGCTCACCAAGCCGCTCATCGAGTCCGGCCTGCTGGTGGAGGTCCCCGAGGCGGGTGCCCCGGCGGAGGGGCGCCAGGGGCGCCCCTCGCAGCCGCTCGACGTGGTCGCCGAGTCCCGTTCCTTCCTCGGCTTCAAGGTCACCGAGGACATGGTCTACGGCGTCGCCACCACGCTGCGCAGCGAGATCGTCGCCCGCCTGGACCGGCCGCTCACCACGCACGATCCCCAGAAGGTGGCGGACCTGCTGGCCGGCATGGCCCGTGAACTGGCCGCCGGGCTTCCCACGCTCGCGGGCATCGGGATCGGTGTGGGCGGCCTCGTGCAGGACCGGGCCGTGGTCGGGGAGTCACCGTTTCTGCTGTGGCGCGACGTACCCCTGGCGGAGCTCGTGCGGCGGCGCACCGGACTGCCGGTGGTCGTCGACAACGACGTCGCGGCCCTGGTCGAGGCCGAGAGCTGGTTCGGCGCCGGCCGCGGCCTGGAGAGGTTCGTCGTGCTCACCATCGGCGCGGGCATCGGCTACGGCCTGGTGCTGGGCGGCCGGCGGGTGCCGTGCGCCGAGGAGGACCGCGGCTTCGGCCGGCACTGGATCCTCAACCCCAACGGGCCGCTCACCCCCTTCGGCGAACGCGGCAGCGCGGTCTCGCTGCTGACCATCCCCAGCATCCGCTACCAGATCCAGGCCGCCACCGGCCGCGAGGTGACCTACGGGGAGGTCCTCGCGCTCGCCGCGGCGGGCGACCCCATGGCCTCCCGAGTGATCGACGAGGCGGCCCGGGCCCTGGGCGCCCTGGTCGCCCACATCTCCAACTTCGCGATGCCGCAGAAGATCCTCCTCGCCGGCGAGGGTGTCGGGCTGATGGACGTGGCGGGAAACACGGTGGTGGAAACCCTGCGCGCGCACCGCCATCCGCTGGCCGCCCCCGTCGACCTGGAGGTCAAGGTCTCCGACTTCCACGACTGGGCGCGGGGGGCGGCCGTACTGGCGATCCAGGTACTGGTGCTCGGTGCCGTCGAAGGGTGA
- a CDS encoding PPOX class F420-dependent oxidoreductase produces MDDISLERLAAGKYLLLTSYRKNGAGVATPVWVVRDGDALGVWTAADSWKVKRIRNRADVLVGPCDLRGHPTGDQVPATAEICDPATTARYRELIARKYGVVGRLTLLGSRLRRGARGTVGIRVSLAR; encoded by the coding sequence ATGGACGACATCTCGCTGGAGCGGCTCGCGGCGGGCAAGTACCTGCTGCTCACCAGCTACCGAAAGAACGGCGCCGGGGTCGCCACGCCCGTGTGGGTGGTGCGCGACGGGGACGCGCTGGGCGTGTGGACGGCCGCCGACTCCTGGAAGGTCAAGCGGATCCGCAACCGCGCGGACGTCCTCGTGGGCCCGTGCGATCTGCGCGGACACCCGACCGGCGACCAGGTCCCCGCCACCGCGGAGATCTGCGATCCGGCGACCACCGCCCGCTACCGGGAGCTCATCGCCCGCAAGTACGGTGTCGTCGGCCGCCTCACCCTCCTCGGCAGCCGCCTGCGCCGGGGCGCGCGGGGGACCGTCGGCATCCGGGTGTCCCTCGCGCGCTGA
- a CDS encoding DUF3800 domain-containing protein — translation MQEDGARRMTECGVLEVACDESGSDGENLTSGNTDVFAHASVLLSRDSAAGCVQEIRNRIRSPAEEYKATHLLREKHRAVLEWVLSPAGPLYGHAHVDLTEKAFFVVDRVLQMLLDDSAEAASFCNAGREAFGQELWTRFLEAANHLLRARGNGQPAAPVDGFFDTVRALREAPAPCEVTGVLERLAATRVRADAFRARVRDGAGLIPALNPLLPAIVRTAAHWSAGGHTVRLVHDQQNMLTPGRIAWIVQRARRSGAGLDGLDLVDSRQDARVQLADFLAGIARKIASDELNRHGDPVLTTLLRPYVGAASVWGDAPSWAGLGSAVDGTGRDTPADSAARIPR, via the coding sequence ATGCAAGAGGACGGGGCGCGGCGGATGACGGAGTGCGGGGTCCTGGAGGTCGCCTGCGACGAGTCGGGGTCGGACGGCGAGAACCTCACCAGCGGCAACACCGACGTCTTCGCGCATGCCAGTGTGCTGCTGTCCCGGGACTCGGCCGCCGGGTGCGTCCAGGAGATACGGAACCGGATCCGCTCGCCCGCTGAGGAGTACAAGGCCACGCATCTGCTGCGGGAGAAACACCGGGCGGTCCTGGAGTGGGTGCTCTCCCCCGCCGGCCCGCTGTACGGGCACGCGCATGTGGACCTCACGGAGAAGGCGTTCTTCGTGGTGGACCGGGTGCTTCAGATGCTGCTCGACGACTCGGCCGAGGCGGCTTCGTTCTGCAACGCCGGCCGGGAGGCCTTCGGGCAGGAGCTGTGGACGCGGTTCCTGGAGGCGGCCAACCACCTGCTGCGCGCCAGGGGCAACGGACAGCCGGCCGCGCCGGTGGACGGCTTCTTCGACACGGTCCGCGCCCTTCGGGAGGCACCCGCGCCTTGCGAGGTCACCGGGGTTCTGGAGCGACTCGCCGCTACACGGGTGCGCGCCGATGCCTTCCGCGCACGGGTCCGGGACGGGGCCGGCCTGATTCCCGCGCTCAATCCGCTCTTGCCCGCGATCGTGCGCACGGCCGCCCACTGGAGCGCCGGCGGACACACCGTGCGGCTCGTGCACGACCAGCAGAACATGCTGACACCCGGACGTATCGCCTGGATCGTGCAGAGGGCACGGCGGAGCGGGGCCGGGCTCGACGGGCTCGATCTCGTCGACTCACGGCAGGACGCCCGGGTGCAGCTCGCCGACTTCCTCGCCGGCATCGCCCGCAAGATCGCCTCCGACGAGCTGAACCGGCACGGCGACCCGGTCCTCACCACACTGCTGCGCCCCTACGTCGGTGCGGCGTCCGTATGGGGCGACGCGCCGAGCTGGGCCGGCCTCGGGTCCGCCGTGGACGGCACCGGCCGGGACACACCGGCCGACTCGGCGGCCCGGATCCCCCGTTGA
- a CDS encoding sugar ABC transporter permease, translated as MTATVTAPQRRRGIGRKTVLPWLFIAPGLLLALVFKFWPMAKGIWLSFFKVRPFLGDKWIGLDNYRRVLTDHRFREAVDHTLVLGIGISLGAILVGFLLALLLEGQARSLKLVRTAVFLPVVTATAVVGEMWRLLYYPTSDGLINHALGFLGLGPVPFLDDPGTALWSTMAMGIWMGAPYNMVIILAGLAGVDRSLYEAAAMDGVSLWQRLRHITLPAIRPAVGIVLTLAAIRGLRVFTEVYVLTDGGPAGSTDVWMTRAYTLGFTRNDIGGASAASVVLLCVTLLLTVTVNYFRKRGDVR; from the coding sequence ATGACCGCGACCGTGACCGCGCCGCAGCGGCGCAGAGGAATCGGCAGGAAGACCGTCCTGCCCTGGCTGTTCATCGCCCCTGGCCTGCTGCTCGCCCTCGTCTTCAAGTTCTGGCCCATGGCCAAGGGGATCTGGCTCAGCTTCTTCAAGGTGCGGCCCTTCCTCGGCGACAAGTGGATCGGCCTGGACAACTACAGGCGGGTGCTGACCGACCACCGCTTCCGGGAGGCCGTCGACCACACCCTCGTCCTGGGCATCGGCATCTCGCTGGGCGCCATCCTCGTCGGCTTTCTGCTCGCCCTGCTGCTGGAGGGACAGGCACGCTCGCTGAAGTTGGTGCGGACGGCCGTCTTCCTGCCCGTGGTCACCGCCACCGCGGTGGTCGGCGAGATGTGGCGGCTGCTGTACTACCCGACCTCCGACGGCCTCATCAACCACGCCCTCGGCTTCCTCGGCCTCGGACCGGTGCCGTTCCTCGACGACCCCGGCACCGCGCTGTGGTCGACGATGGCCATGGGCATCTGGATGGGAGCCCCCTACAACATGGTGATCATCCTCGCCGGACTGGCGGGCGTGGACCGGTCGTTGTACGAGGCCGCCGCGATGGACGGGGTGTCGCTGTGGCAGCGCCTGCGCCACATCACACTGCCCGCGATCCGCCCCGCCGTCGGCATCGTCCTCACGCTCGCCGCCATCCGCGGACTGCGCGTGTTCACCGAGGTGTACGTCCTGACCGACGGAGGCCCCGCCGGTTCGACGGACGTGTGGATGACCCGCGCCTACACCCTCGGCTTCACCCGCAACGACATCGGCGGCGCCTCCGCGGCCTCCGTCGTACTGCTCTGCGTGACGCTGCTGCTCACCGTCACCGTCAACTACTTCCGCAAGAGGGGAGACGTGCGATGA
- a CDS encoding carbohydrate ABC transporter permease — MSAPAIDPVRTPVPKPAARSAEARRTTPTRFDTALGWSDRPGPGLALRILLCVIALAVFAAPFLTIVSGALSTKPSGSSLSFLPHHPTLQNIRVAGQQGIWDYFTNSLVIAGGALLLQLVVSVLAAYALARHRFRGQALILTLFMLTMMLPEEVIAIPLSLVLGHVPVLGIDLKGTVWGVILPLGAWGFSIMLLTEFMKDIPVEIEEAARIDGVGEFRLLWQVVLPLCRPALGVAGVLGFIMIWDQYLLPLIAANDPTDYTVTVALSILRSDPQVGSGVVLAGAVMALVPSLVVYLLLQRSLVTGIAAGATKG, encoded by the coding sequence ATGAGCGCCCCGGCCATCGACCCCGTCCGCACCCCGGTGCCGAAGCCGGCGGCACGGTCCGCCGAGGCCCGCCGGACCACCCCCACCCGCTTCGACACCGCACTCGGCTGGAGCGACCGCCCCGGCCCCGGCCTGGCCCTGCGGATCCTGCTGTGCGTCATCGCGCTGGCGGTCTTCGCGGCGCCGTTCCTGACGATCGTCTCCGGCGCCCTGAGTACGAAGCCCAGCGGCTCGTCGCTGTCCTTCCTGCCGCACCACCCCACCCTGCAGAACATCCGGGTGGCCGGTCAGCAGGGCATCTGGGACTACTTCACCAACTCGCTCGTCATCGCGGGCGGCGCGCTGCTCCTGCAGCTCGTGGTCTCGGTGCTCGCCGCCTACGCGCTGGCCCGGCACCGCTTCCGCGGCCAGGCGCTCATCCTGACGCTGTTCATGCTGACGATGATGCTCCCCGAGGAGGTCATCGCCATCCCGCTGTCCCTGGTGCTCGGTCACGTCCCGGTCCTCGGCATCGATCTCAAGGGCACGGTCTGGGGCGTGATCCTGCCGCTCGGCGCCTGGGGCTTCTCGATCATGCTGCTCACCGAGTTCATGAAGGACATCCCCGTCGAGATCGAGGAGGCCGCCCGGATCGACGGCGTCGGCGAGTTCCGGCTGCTGTGGCAGGTCGTCCTGCCGCTGTGCAGGCCGGCGCTCGGGGTGGCCGGCGTGCTCGGCTTCATCATGATCTGGGACCAGTACCTGCTGCCTTTGATCGCCGCCAACGATCCCACCGACTACACGGTCACCGTCGCCCTGTCCATCCTGCGCAGCGACCCGCAGGTCGGCTCCGGGGTGGTGCTGGCCGGCGCGGTGATGGCGCTGGTGCCCAGCCTGGTCGTCTATCTGCTCCTTCAGCGCTCGCTGGTCACCGGCATCGCCGCCGGCGCCACCAAGGGCTGA
- a CDS encoding 5-dehydro-4-deoxyglucarate dehydratase, which translates to MKFQGVLFFPITPFAADGSLDGERLALHIESGVAAGAGGVFVACGTGEFHALTPDEIERVTRIAVDTTAGRVPVLAAAGGPVPVARDQAARIERAGADGVLLLPPYLVRAPQQGLVRYVTEVGAATGLPLVFYQRSTARLSPDTAAELAALPQVVGLKDGIGDIEAMHRVVRAVRAVAGTDDFQFFNGLPTAEMTASAYRGIGVGLYSSAVFAFAPEIATAFHRALTEDDQELLTRLLDEFYRPLVELRDEVPGYAVSLIKAGVTLRGLDAGGVRAPLLDPSPEHVARLAKLIDHGLEAVGA; encoded by the coding sequence ATGAAGTTCCAAGGAGTGCTGTTCTTCCCCATCACGCCGTTCGCCGCGGACGGTTCGCTGGACGGGGAACGGCTGGCCCTACACATCGAGTCGGGCGTCGCGGCCGGCGCGGGCGGCGTGTTCGTCGCCTGCGGCACCGGCGAGTTCCACGCCCTGACACCGGACGAGATCGAACGGGTGACCCGGATCGCGGTGGACACGACGGCCGGACGCGTGCCCGTCCTCGCGGCGGCCGGCGGACCTGTGCCGGTCGCCCGGGACCAGGCCGCCCGCATCGAACGCGCCGGCGCCGACGGCGTCCTGCTGCTGCCGCCGTACCTGGTGCGCGCACCGCAGCAGGGACTGGTCCGCTACGTGACCGAGGTCGGCGCCGCCACCGGCCTGCCCCTGGTCTTCTACCAGCGGAGCACCGCCCGCCTCAGTCCGGACACCGCCGCCGAACTCGCCGCCCTGCCCCAGGTCGTCGGCCTCAAGGACGGCATCGGCGACATCGAGGCGATGCACCGCGTCGTGCGCGCGGTACGCGCCGTCGCGGGCACCGACGACTTCCAGTTCTTCAACGGTCTGCCCACGGCCGAGATGACCGCATCCGCCTACCGGGGCATCGGCGTGGGCCTGTACTCCTCCGCGGTGTTCGCCTTCGCCCCGGAGATCGCGACCGCCTTCCACCGTGCTCTGACCGAGGACGACCAGGAACTGCTCACCCGGCTGCTCGACGAGTTCTACCGCCCGCTCGTCGAACTCCGTGACGAGGTCCCCGGATACGCCGTGTCGCTGATCAAGGCCGGAGTGACCCTCCGCGGCCTCGACGCCGGCGGCGTCCGCGCACCACTGCTGGACCCCTCACCGGAGCACGTCGCCCGGCTCGCGAAACTGATCGACCACGGCCTGGAGGCGGTAGGCGCATGA
- a CDS encoding sugar ABC transporter substrate-binding protein: MDLERTEAPMGLHRRSRRLAALLAAAGLALGTAACGSGSGSARAGDPNTLEVWTRSNPDSAATYDRVFAAFTKKTGIKIDYQPVVNFDQQLQSRASVKDLPDVMINDTALMGSYQSQGLLKPVDPDTIAGHDQISEKSWSSTVGLDGKHYGIPYSRQAQTLMIRTDWLKKLGLKTPTTWQQMLDVAKAFATRDPDGDGKKDTYGIVAPASAQNGYATWWGSNFLWQGGAKIIEPDGKGGYRPVMDSAAAVRTVTWMKDNLFCGVKGVVQPGAVTAVTGTATNFQDGNAGMYMTGPYNIVTFDGTLGKDKYEVVPAPAGPAGSDVLADGENVYFGAGTAKSRQEEALAAFLISPEGQRIAMTSVGGHQPVVRVPTNSTLDAAKVTGDPRWSVVQKAYETASEEFPNAPDFAPVKQDVADSLNALFTYCGSDVRSGLKELNDTLAGDLKDQDLLK, encoded by the coding sequence ATGGACTTGGAACGGACGGAGGCGCCCATGGGGCTGCACCGACGAAGTCGCCGCCTGGCCGCCCTGCTCGCCGCCGCGGGACTCGCCCTCGGAACGGCCGCCTGCGGCTCCGGTTCCGGAAGCGCCCGCGCCGGTGACCCGAACACGCTGGAGGTGTGGACCCGGAGCAACCCGGACTCCGCCGCCACCTACGACAGGGTCTTCGCCGCGTTCACGAAGAAGACCGGTATCAAGATCGACTATCAGCCGGTCGTCAACTTCGACCAGCAGCTGCAGAGCCGGGCATCGGTCAAGGACCTGCCGGACGTGATGATCAACGACACGGCGCTGATGGGCAGTTACCAGAGCCAGGGCCTGCTGAAACCCGTCGACCCCGACACGATCGCGGGCCACGACCAGATCAGCGAGAAGTCCTGGTCCTCCACCGTGGGTCTGGACGGCAAGCACTACGGCATCCCATATTCCCGCCAGGCGCAGACCCTGATGATCCGTACGGACTGGCTGAAGAAGCTCGGCCTGAAGACGCCGACGACCTGGCAGCAGATGCTCGACGTCGCCAAGGCCTTCGCCACCCGCGACCCGGACGGCGACGGCAAGAAGGACACCTACGGCATCGTCGCGCCGGCCAGCGCGCAGAACGGCTACGCCACCTGGTGGGGTTCCAACTTCCTGTGGCAGGGCGGCGCGAAGATCATCGAGCCGGACGGCAAGGGCGGCTACCGCCCCGTCATGGACTCGGCGGCCGCCGTACGCACCGTCACCTGGATGAAGGACAACCTGTTCTGCGGCGTCAAGGGCGTCGTCCAGCCCGGCGCCGTCACCGCCGTCACGGGCACCGCCACCAACTTCCAGGACGGCAACGCCGGTATGTACATGACCGGCCCGTACAACATCGTCACCTTCGACGGGACACTCGGCAAGGACAAGTACGAGGTCGTGCCCGCCCCCGCGGGCCCGGCCGGCTCCGACGTACTGGCCGACGGCGAGAACGTCTACTTCGGCGCGGGGACCGCAAAAAGCAGGCAGGAAGAGGCACTTGCCGCGTTCCTGATCTCCCCCGAGGGCCAGAGGATCGCCATGACCAGCGTCGGCGGCCACCAGCCCGTCGTCCGCGTGCCCACCAACTCCACGCTGGACGCGGCCAAGGTGACCGGCGACCCGCGCTGGAGCGTCGTGCAGAAGGCGTACGAGACCGCGTCCGAGGAGTTCCCCAACGCCCCGGACTTCGCCCCCGTCAAGCAGGACGTGGCCGACAGCCTCAACGCGCTGTTCACGTACTGCGGCAGTGACGTCCGCTCCGGTCTGAAGGAGCTCAACGACACCCTCGCCGGCGACCTCAAGGACCAGGACCTGCTGAAATGA
- a CDS encoding S1 family peptidase, with protein sequence MRHARRRVVRRVTRLTAVAGLLLGGAMVTQAAMADETPGAPATVLRGSAQPAATTGAELVARLGTARTAGNWIASDGRPVVAVTDEKAAAEVRRAGAEAKVVRHSMNELRAATATLRAAPRVAGTAWVVDYRTNQVTVEADSTVSATDWSRMSKVAGGIGGFVHMERAQGRFTTRLNGALPILSTGGRCSAGFNVTNGQRDFILTAGHCGPTGSIWFADNQGNQQLGTTVSSTFPSNDFSLVQYASGSAGQGADVVAIGGGNGVRITGAADATVGQRVFRSGSTSGLHDGQVTGLNATVNYPEGTVTGLIQTTVCAEPGDSGGPLFSEGIALGVTSGGSGDCKTGGTTFFQPVTKALTALGVKLLVSVPQQAAGQGGAPSGTPSTAATHSAIAPGSAQPGASAPVTGAVEGTTLLSRLSDPRNVGPGLLVIGGSLIALVATRWIRSEQDRKAYQRQYSALWG encoded by the coding sequence ATGAGGCACGCACGACGACGGGTCGTCCGGCGAGTGACACGGCTGACGGCCGTCGCGGGACTCCTCCTGGGAGGAGCGATGGTCACGCAGGCGGCGATGGCCGACGAGACTCCCGGTGCCCCCGCCACCGTCCTGCGCGGTTCCGCGCAGCCGGCCGCCACCACCGGTGCCGAGTTGGTGGCGAGACTGGGCACGGCGCGTACGGCGGGCAACTGGATCGCCTCGGACGGGCGGCCGGTCGTGGCCGTCACGGACGAGAAGGCGGCGGCCGAGGTGCGGCGCGCGGGTGCCGAGGCGAAGGTCGTACGGCACAGCATGAACGAACTGCGGGCGGCCACGGCGACGTTGCGTGCGGCGCCGCGGGTGGCGGGCACGGCATGGGTGGTCGACTACCGCACCAACCAGGTGACGGTCGAGGCGGACAGCACCGTCTCCGCCACCGACTGGTCCCGGATGTCGAAGGTCGCGGGCGGAATCGGCGGCTTCGTGCACATGGAGCGCGCCCAGGGCAGGTTCACCACCCGCCTCAACGGGGCACTGCCCATCCTTTCGACCGGCGGGCGCTGCTCGGCGGGCTTCAACGTGACCAACGGGCAGCGCGACTTCATCCTCACCGCCGGGCACTGCGGGCCCACCGGTTCCATCTGGTTCGCCGACAACCAGGGCAACCAGCAACTGGGCACGACCGTCAGCAGCACGTTCCCGAGCAACGACTTCTCGCTGGTGCAGTACGCCTCCGGCAGTGCCGGGCAGGGCGCCGACGTGGTGGCGATCGGCGGCGGCAACGGTGTGCGGATCACAGGAGCGGCGGATGCGACCGTCGGGCAGCGGGTGTTCCGCAGCGGCAGCACCAGCGGTCTGCACGACGGCCAGGTGACCGGTCTCAACGCCACCGTCAACTATCCCGAAGGCACCGTCACCGGGCTGATCCAGACCACGGTGTGCGCCGAGCCGGGCGACAGCGGCGGCCCCCTCTTCTCCGAGGGGATCGCCCTGGGGGTGACGTCGGGCGGCAGCGGGGACTGCAAGACGGGCGGTACGACGTTCTTCCAGCCGGTGACCAAGGCGCTGACCGCGCTCGGCGTGAAGCTGCTCGTGTCGGTACCGCAGCAGGCCGCCGGCCAGGGCGGCGCGCCCTCCGGCACCCCGTCCACCGCGGCCACGCACAGCGCCATCGCCCCCGGCTCGGCCCAGCCGGGCGCGTCCGCGCCGGTGACCGGCGCCGTCGAGGGCACCACGTTGCTCTCCCGGCTGTCCGACCCGAGGAACGTCGGCCCCGGCCTGCTGGTCATCGGCGGCAGCCTGATCGCGCTGGTCGCGACCCGCTGGATCCGCTCGGAACAGGATCGCAAGGCGTATCAGCGGCAGTACTCCGCCCTGTGGGGCTGA
- a CDS encoding glucarate dehydratase family protein produces MNRTDTRIRELIVTPIAFSDPPLLNSSGVHEPLALRCVLQLVLEDGTVGLGESTGGEVRLERLLTAAKTVAGMDVFDTTAVAAAIDAALLPTVASSHERGWTTSAVEVACLDAQGKLLGRPVSDLLGGAVRDTVPFAAYLFYKWAGHPALDGRAAVGDDWGAALDPAGVVEQAWLMQQRYGFRSFKLKGGVFPPDEEIAAIRALAEAFPGRPLRLDPNTAWTVETSAYVARELDGVLEYLEDPTAGIGGMAEVAKESPLPLATNMCVIAWEHLKPAVEQNAIQVLLTDHHYWGGLRRTRELAAVCEAFGIALSMHSNSHLGISLAAMTHVAAAIPNLDHSCDTHYPWNAADDVIVPGALELRDGAVRVPTGPGLGVELDHDALDRLHRRYLQSGMRRRDDTGYMRRIHPEFEAGLPRW; encoded by the coding sequence ATGAACCGCACCGACACCCGGATCCGCGAACTGATCGTCACGCCGATCGCCTTCTCGGACCCGCCCCTGCTCAACTCCAGCGGCGTGCACGAGCCCCTCGCGCTGCGCTGCGTCCTCCAACTCGTCCTGGAGGACGGCACCGTGGGCCTCGGCGAGTCGACCGGCGGCGAGGTCCGCCTCGAACGGCTGCTGACCGCCGCGAAGACCGTCGCCGGCATGGACGTCTTCGACACCACCGCCGTCGCCGCCGCGATCGACGCCGCCCTGCTGCCCACCGTAGCCAGCTCCCACGAGCGCGGCTGGACCACCTCGGCGGTGGAGGTGGCCTGCCTGGACGCCCAGGGCAAGCTCCTCGGCCGCCCGGTCAGCGACCTGCTCGGCGGCGCGGTCCGCGACACCGTCCCCTTCGCCGCGTACCTCTTCTACAAGTGGGCCGGGCACCCGGCGCTCGACGGCCGCGCCGCCGTCGGCGACGACTGGGGCGCGGCCCTCGACCCGGCCGGTGTCGTGGAGCAGGCGTGGCTGATGCAACAGCGGTACGGCTTCCGGTCGTTCAAGCTGAAGGGCGGTGTGTTCCCGCCCGACGAGGAGATCGCCGCGATCAGGGCCCTCGCCGAGGCCTTCCCCGGCCGGCCGCTGCGCCTGGACCCCAACACGGCGTGGACGGTGGAGACCTCCGCGTACGTCGCCCGGGAACTGGACGGCGTCCTCGAGTACCTGGAGGACCCGACCGCCGGGATCGGCGGCATGGCCGAGGTGGCGAAGGAATCGCCGCTGCCGCTCGCCACGAACATGTGCGTGATCGCCTGGGAACACCTGAAGCCCGCGGTCGAGCAGAACGCGATCCAGGTCCTGCTCACCGACCACCACTACTGGGGCGGTCTGCGCCGCACCCGCGAACTGGCCGCCGTCTGCGAGGCGTTCGGCATCGCGCTGTCCATGCACTCCAACTCCCACCTGGGCATCAGCCTCGCCGCCATGACCCACGTGGCCGCCGCCATCCCCAACCTCGACCACTCCTGCGACACCCACTACCCGTGGAACGCGGCGGACGACGTGATCGTCCCCGGCGCGCTCGAGTTGCGCGACGGAGCGGTCCGGGTGCCCACCGGTCCCGGCCTCGGCGTGGAGCTCGACCACGACGCCCTCGACCGTCTCCACCGCCGCTACCTTCAGTCGGGCATGCGCCGCCGCGACGACACCGGCTACATGCGGCGCATCCATCCGGAGTTCGAGGCGGGACTGCCGCGCTGGTGA
- a CDS encoding GRP family sugar transporter, with protein sequence MGAFLALASAVCYGLVVPQAVAFAPAGGAPIAGGMLSRRVHFASVTLLGQLGGLLLATAAALLVPAPSLHPADLGWGALSGVGSGAAMLLLNRGLSRGAMSVVVPVSAVTSVALSVLCGVLVLGDRPTPPAWAGIVAAVPALWLVSGGAGGAGRGTTDGLPASAGVAVQYLALAQAGASSGLWPVAAGRLAAVTVLLPAAVRHVGRAVGPGHTRLPDSPWTGLSPARGAQALLVGAGAALGLILYLLATRRQMLALAVVLASLYPALPVVLGIAVLRERVTRRQAVGLLGAAAAIVLLTLG encoded by the coding sequence ATGGGTGCCTTTCTCGCACTGGCCTCCGCCGTCTGCTACGGCCTCGTCGTCCCCCAAGCTGTCGCCTTCGCTCCAGCAGGGGGCGCCCCCATCGCCGGCGGCATGCTGTCCCGCCGAGTCCACTTCGCTTCCGTCACCCTCCTCGGCCAACTCGGCGGGCTGCTGCTCGCCACCGCGGCCGCCCTCCTCGTACCGGCCCCTTCCCTCCACCCCGCCGACCTCGGCTGGGGCGCCCTGTCCGGCGTCGGCAGCGGCGCCGCCATGCTGCTGCTCAACCGTGGGCTGAGCCGTGGCGCGATGAGCGTCGTGGTGCCCGTGAGCGCCGTCACCTCCGTCGCCCTGTCCGTGCTGTGCGGAGTCCTCGTCCTCGGTGACCGGCCCACCCCGCCGGCCTGGGCGGGCATCGTCGCGGCGGTACCCGCGCTCTGGCTCGTCTCCGGCGGGGCGGGCGGCGCCGGCCGGGGCACGACGGACGGCCTGCCGGCCAGTGCGGGAGTCGCGGTGCAGTACCTCGCGCTGGCGCAGGCGGGCGCGTCCAGCGGGCTGTGGCCCGTGGCGGCGGGCCGCCTCGCTGCCGTCACCGTCCTGCTGCCGGCCGCCGTACGGCACGTCGGCCGAGCGGTCGGCCCGGGGCACACCCGCCTCCCGGACTCGCCGTGGACAGGCCTGTCACCGGCACGCGGCGCCCAGGCCCTCCTGGTGGGAGCGGGCGCCGCACTCGGGCTGATCCTCTACCTGCTCGCGACCCGGCGGCAGATGCTCGCCCTCGCCGTCGTCCTCGCCTCGCTGTACCCGGCCCTGCCCGTCGTTCTGGGAATCGCGGTGCTGCGTGAGCGGGTCACCCGGCGGCAGGCGGTCGGACTGCTGGGGGCGGCGGCCGCGATCGTGCTGCTGACGCTGGGGTGA